The following proteins come from a genomic window of Candidatus Bathyarchaeota archaeon:
- the argF gene encoding ornithine carbamoyltransferase yields MKKAFKGRDFLTLQEFSPEEIWKILKLSNFLKKGGKPPTKLKGKILAMIFQKPSTRTRVSFEVAMKQLGGEALYLSWNELQLGRGETIADTARVLSRYVNGIMARVYAQSDLEELAEYASIPVINGLSDLCHPIQTLADLFTIWEKKGKIKNLKVAYIGDGNNVCNSLLIGCSKIGINLSVACPEGYEPNEKFVSLALENAAKSGSKIEILKEPFKAVENADFIYTDVIVSMGQESEREKKLKVFIPKYQVTTELLKLANKNVYFMHPLPCHRGEEVTSDVIDGPNSIVWDQAENRLHTTKALLSLIL; encoded by the coding sequence ATGAAAAAAGCTTTTAAAGGAAGAGATTTTTTAACTCTTCAAGAATTCTCTCCTGAAGAAATTTGGAAAATCCTAAAGTTATCTAATTTTTTAAAAAAAGGCGGTAAACCACCTACTAAACTAAAAGGAAAGATTTTAGCTATGATTTTTCAAAAACCTTCTACTCGTACTAGAGTCTCTTTTGAAGTTGCTATGAAACAACTTGGAGGAGAAGCATTATATTTAAGCTGGAATGAACTTCAATTAGGACGTGGCGAAACAATAGCTGATACTGCTAGAGTTCTTAGTAGGTATGTAAATGGAATAATGGCTAGAGTTTACGCGCAATCAGATTTAGAAGAGCTTGCTGAATACGCTTCAATTCCAGTTATTAATGGGCTTTCAGATTTATGCCATCCAATTCAAACTTTAGCAGATTTATTTACAATTTGGGAGAAAAAAGGAAAAATAAAAAATTTAAAGGTGGCATATATAGGTGATGGAAATAATGTTTGTAATAGCCTTTTAATAGGCTGTTCTAAAATTGGAATAAATCTTTCAGTAGCTTGTCCTGAAGGTTATGAACCTAATGAAAAATTTGTGAGTTTAGCTTTAGAAAATGCTGCGAAATCAGGTTCTAAAATTGAAATTCTTAAGGAGCCTTTTAAAGCTGTTGAAAATGCTGATTTTATATATACTGATGTTATAGTTAGTATGGGTCAAGAAAGTGAACGAGAAAAAAAATTAAAAGTTTTTATTCCAAAATACCAAGTTACAACTGAGCTTCTAAAACTAGCAAATAAAAATGTTTATTTTATGCATCCTTTACCTTGCCATAGAGGTGAAGAAGTAACCAGCGATGTTATAGACGGTCCAAACTCTATAGTTTGGGATCAAGCTGAAAATAGACTTCATACAACAAAAGCTTTATTAAGTTTAATTCTTTAG
- the ftsY gene encoding signal recognition particle-docking protein FtsY — protein MFEKLKTHISIFIEKILRKDKNLNEFLDEFKLNLIESDVAYPVAEQICLTIKTELDKLEKASDKLSAAKTLIKKTLEDILSIGGKIDLIPLIEQKRAVKEPAVLLFMGVNGTGKTTTIAKIAYFLIKKGYTVVLACSDTFRTGSIEQLEEHAKKVGVKVIKHKYGSDPAAAAFDAINYARSKGINVVLIDTAGRMQTNQNLLEEMKKIARVAQPDLKILVVDALTANDAVEQSKVFNKVVGVDAVILTKLDADARGGAALSVAYTIKKPILFLGIGQKYEDLILFEPSFVLNKLIN, from the coding sequence TTGTTTGAGAAACTTAAAACTCATATTTCTATTTTTATAGAAAAAATTTTAAGAAAAGATAAAAATTTAAATGAATTTCTAGATGAATTTAAACTTAATTTAATAGAAAGCGATGTGGCTTATCCTGTAGCTGAACAAATATGTTTAACAATTAAAACCGAATTAGATAAACTTGAAAAAGCCTCAGATAAACTTTCAGCAGCAAAAACCTTGATTAAAAAAACTCTAGAAGATATTTTATCTATTGGAGGAAAAATAGACTTAATACCTCTTATTGAGCAAAAACGAGCAGTTAAAGAACCTGCAGTCCTCCTATTCATGGGTGTTAATGGAACCGGAAAAACAACAACAATTGCTAAAATAGCTTATTTTCTTATTAAAAAAGGCTACACAGTTGTTTTAGCTTGTAGCGACACTTTTAGAACCGGTTCAATAGAACAATTAGAAGAGCATGCTAAGAAAGTTGGAGTTAAAGTTATTAAGCATAAATATGGAAGCGATCCAGCTGCAGCTGCTTTTGATGCAATAAATTATGCCCGTTCAAAAGGTATAAATGTTGTTTTAATTGATACAGCTGGTAGAATGCAGACAAATCAAAATCTTCTTGAAGAAATGAAAAAAATAGCTCGTGTAGCTCAACCAGACCTTAAAATTCTGGTTGTAGATGCTTTAACAGCGAATGATGCTGTAGAACAAAGTAAAGTGTTTAATAAAGTTGTTGGAGTAGACGCTGTAATTTTAACTAAACTTGATGCTGATGCAAGAGGAGGAGCAGCTTTAAGTGTAGCCTACACTATAAAAAAACCTATTTTATTTCTCGGCATTGGACAAAAATATGAAGATTTAATCCTTTTTGAACCATCTTTTGTTTTAAATAAATTAATAAACTAA
- the pfdA gene encoding prefoldin subunit alpha, with the protein MSKEVEETLRRLLIENRILEASIAVIQSRLKVVNASLAEILLASSTLEGIKGKPKGSKILVPIGAGSFIRAELADSEKIIMGIGAGTSIEKSFEESIQELKNRQAELEKIRASLEQQLIQATSQLEEKRKALSSLIQAQKGA; encoded by the coding sequence ATGTCTAAGGAAGTTGAAGAAACGTTACGGCGACTTTTAATTGAAAATAGGATTTTAGAAGCTTCTATCGCTGTTATTCAATCTAGATTAAAAGTTGTTAATGCTTCTCTAGCTGAAATTCTTTTAGCAAGCTCAACTTTAGAGGGAATCAAAGGTAAACCTAAAGGTTCTAAAATTTTAGTTCCAATTGGAGCAGGTTCATTTATAAGAGCCGAACTAGCTGATTCAGAGAAAATAATAATGGGAATTGGAGCAGGGACATCTATAGAGAAAAGTTTTGAGGAATCTATTCAAGAATTGAAAAATAGGCAGGCTGAACTTGAGAAAATTAGAGCTTCACTTGAGCAACAACTTATTCAAGCCACTTCTCAACTAGAGGAAAAACGTAAAGCATTATCATCTTTAATTCAAGCTCAAAAAGGAGCTTAA
- a CDS encoding 50S ribosomal protein L18a, producing the protein MDSKKINSLSEVKNFKVYGEIKKGKFKMPFSKLVKALKVNDALEKIYCEFGSRHKAKRFEVKIIKVEQED; encoded by the coding sequence ATGGATAGCAAAAAAATAAACTCGTTAAGTGAAGTAAAAAACTTTAAGGTTTATGGTGAAATTAAAAAGGGAAAATTTAAAATGCCGTTTAGCAAACTTGTTAAAGCTTTAAAAGTTAATGATGCATTGGAAAAAATTTACTGCGAGTTTGGTAGTAGACACAAAGCTAAAAGGTTTGAGGTAAAAATAATTAAAGTGGAGCAAGAAGATTAA
- a CDS encoding translation initiation factor IF-6, with product MSVITEDVLGNPNIGVYCLSNEEILLTPYGLPKKKLERFEDCLKVKAYSISISGSILIGVLAAANSKGMIVPYTIKNNELKFLKEISDLNIFSPKVKWTAFGNLILVNDFGAIVSPFFPKKLIKKLTDVFGVEIALGMINSLPYVGSLAVATNKGVLANPFIKDDEKKLIEEILKVPVFTGTVNNGVLFPKSGLLANSKGAIAGSLTSGKELMTITQAMNV from the coding sequence TTGAGTGTAATTACTGAGGATGTTTTAGGAAATCCAAATATAGGCGTTTATTGCTTATCAAATGAAGAAATACTTTTAACTCCCTATGGCCTCCCAAAAAAGAAACTAGAAAGATTTGAAGACTGTCTTAAAGTTAAAGCTTATTCCATAAGCATAAGTGGATCTATATTAATTGGTGTTTTAGCAGCTGCAAACTCCAAAGGTATGATTGTTCCGTACACAATTAAAAATAATGAATTAAAATTTTTAAAGGAAATTTCAGATTTAAACATTTTTTCACCTAAAGTTAAATGGACTGCTTTTGGAAATTTAATTTTAGTAAATGATTTTGGTGCGATTGTTTCTCCCTTCTTCCCAAAAAAATTAATCAAAAAATTAACTGATGTATTTGGAGTTGAAATTGCTTTAGGTATGATTAATAGCCTACCTTATGTCGGCTCTTTAGCTGTCGCTACTAATAAAGGTGTTTTAGCTAATCCATTTATAAAAGATGATGAAAAAAAACTTATTGAAGAAATTTTAAAGGTTCCAGTTTTTACAGGTACAGTGAATAATGGTGTTTTATTTCCAAAATCTGGACTTTTAGCTAATAGTAAAGGTGCTATTGCAGGTTCATTAACTTCAGGAAAAGAATTAATGACAATAACTCAAGCTATGAATGTTTAG
- a CDS encoding 60S ribosomal protein L31, whose translation MEVIEERLYTLNLKKVFITPRKKRAARAIKFIKEFIKRHMKPEEILITNEVNEKIWARGAEKPPRKIKIKVVKDKEGKATVFLPQEKA comes from the coding sequence ATTGAAGTTATTGAAGAACGTTTATATACTTTAAATTTAAAAAAAGTTTTTATTACACCTAGAAAGAAAAGAGCCGCTCGAGCTATTAAGTTCATTAAAGAATTCATTAAAAGACATATGAAGCCTGAAGAAATTTTAATAACTAATGAAGTTAACGAAAAGATTTGGGCTAGAGGTGCAGAAAAACCTCCAAGAAAAATCAAAATTAAAGTTGTTAAAGATAAAGAAGGAAAAGCTACAGTGTTTTTACCTCAAGAAAAAGCTTAA
- a CDS encoding 50S ribosomal protein L39e, producing the protein MARNKPAAKKRRLIKASRQAKPVPTWIIAKTLGHVRSSPKRRHWRRSKLKA; encoded by the coding sequence TTGGCTAGAAACAAACCAGCAGCTAAAAAAAGGCGTTTAATTAAAGCTTCTAGACAAGCTAAACCTGTTCCAACATGGATTATCGCTAAAACTCTCGGTCATGTACGCTCTTCTCCGAAAAGAAGACATTGGAGAAGATCAAAACTAAAAGCTTAA
- a CDS encoding DNA-binding protein — MSEEVNGEELESIKRRKLAQLQRALIEEQRKAELKRQLEIKKQEILRQILTTEARQRLANIKMVKPEFAEQLELQLIQIAQTGRIPLPINDEQLKMILAKIQSQRREFKIKRI, encoded by the coding sequence ATGAGCGAAGAAGTTAACGGTGAAGAGCTTGAATCAATAAAAAGAAGAAAATTAGCTCAGCTTCAAAGAGCTTTAATTGAAGAGCAAAGGAAGGCAGAGTTAAAACGGCAGTTAGAGATTAAAAAACAAGAAATTTTAAGACAAATTTTAACAACCGAAGCTAGACAAAGATTAGCGAATATAAAAATGGTTAAACCAGAATTTGCAGAGCAATTAGAGCTTCAATTAATTCAAATTGCTCAAACAGGAAGAATCCCACTCCCAATAAATGATGAACAATTAAAAATGATTTTAGCAAAGATTCAATCTCAAAGAAGAGAATTTAAAATAAAAAGAATTTAA
- a CDS encoding ribonuclease P yields the protein MNWKIIEKEIAKERIEILFNLARKIFNFSPELANRYIQLIRKIGMKARVKIPLEYKLFICKKCNSFLVPGRNCRVRIRSEKGTKIVFTCLNCSYIKRYPATREKKLKE from the coding sequence TTGAATTGGAAAATTATTGAAAAAGAAATAGCTAAAGAAAGAATTGAAATCCTGTTTAATCTAGCTAGAAAAATATTTAATTTTAGTCCAGAACTTGCTAATCGTTACATTCAATTAATAAGAAAAATAGGAATGAAAGCTAGAGTTAAAATCCCATTAGAATACAAACTTTTTATATGTAAAAAATGTAATTCTTTTCTTGTACCTGGAAGAAACTGTAGAGTTAGAATTAGAAGCGAAAAAGGAACAAAAATAGTTTTTACATGTCTAAACTGTAGCTACATAAAGAGATATCCAGCTACTAGAGAAAAGAAATTAAAAGAATAA
- a CDS encoding 16S rRNA methyltransferase — MKILNFILAESALELVPKTLINHPSVVNYAKRRGKRPEETLLDRSIHHSAMRKLPNAFKRGRPDIVHFTLLNILGSPLNKKGLVKVYVHTIQNKVIDVNSEVRLPKNYNRFISLIEQLYQFKNIPPKNTPLLKLKDQTILELIKEVKPSKVVAFTTQGKLITLQKVCENLVKEEKPAVLIGGFPHGHFSEETLKLANEKVKVYNEVLEAWVIAARLVYSCELALGITF, encoded by the coding sequence TTGAAAATTTTAAATTTTATTTTAGCTGAGTCGGCTTTAGAGCTTGTTCCAAAAACCTTAATTAACCATCCATCAGTTGTAAATTATGCTAAAAGAAGGGGAAAAAGGCCTGAAGAAACACTTTTAGATAGATCAATTCATCATAGTGCTATGCGTAAATTACCAAATGCATTTAAACGTGGTAGACCAGATATAGTTCATTTCACATTATTAAACATTTTAGGATCACCATTAAATAAAAAGGGGTTAGTTAAAGTTTACGTGCATACAATTCAAAATAAAGTTATAGATGTCAATAGTGAAGTTAGATTACCTAAAAATTATAATAGATTTATAAGTTTAATAGAGCAGCTTTATCAATTTAAAAATATCCCACCGAAAAATACTCCTTTACTAAAGTTAAAAGATCAAACAATTCTAGAATTGATTAAAGAAGTAAAACCATCAAAAGTTGTAGCTTTTACGACTCAAGGTAAATTAATTACTCTTCAAAAAGTTTGTGAAAATCTTGTTAAAGAGGAAAAACCTGCTGTTTTGATTGGAGGTTTTCCTCATGGTCATTTTTCTGAGGAAACCCTAAAGTTAGCTAATGAAAAAGTTAAAGTATATAATGAAGTATTAGAGGCGTGGGTTATAGCAGCTAGATTGGTTTATAGTTGTGAATTAGCGTTAGGAATTACATTTTAG
- a CDS encoding glycosyltransferase family 4 protein codes for MRIAILSWESLYTIQVGGLAVAATRLAEELAKKGQEVYFFTRRAPGQPQYMTINNVHYYTCVFDPGQNSLLFAYNMSKAMVSGVHEVEKYEGEFDIIHGHDWLVVDALHDLKNEGKPIVLTYHSTEYGRNGGIFGDWWEFKEISGKEWYGGYIANKVTTVSNYMKNELHWLYKIPLDKIEVIPNGIDPSSVKLDVDPGKVKERYGIHPLAPVVQFIGRLEYQKGPDLLIEAVPKILANRWDVKFIFIGQGSMRNYLEKRAKELNVDQAVKFLGFVPHWKFLELLNACDIVCLPSRNEPFGIALLEAWAAGKPVVATDVGGLGENIDNFINGVKVYMNPDSIAWGINYLLNSPKEMQKIALEGSKKVSKFNWKDIVNKLITLYDMVLKTI; via the coding sequence TTGAGAATTGCTATTCTTTCTTGGGAATCATTATATACTATTCAAGTTGGAGGTTTAGCTGTAGCTGCAACAAGACTTGCAGAAGAATTAGCTAAAAAAGGACAGGAAGTATATTTTTTTACCAGAAGAGCCCCCGGTCAACCGCAATATATGACTATAAATAATGTTCACTATTATACATGTGTTTTTGATCCCGGTCAAAATAGTTTATTATTCGCCTACAACATGTCTAAAGCTATGGTATCAGGTGTACATGAAGTTGAAAAATATGAAGGAGAATTCGATATAATTCATGGTCATGATTGGCTTGTAGTTGATGCTTTACATGATTTAAAAAATGAAGGAAAACCAATAGTTCTTACTTATCATTCAACAGAGTATGGGCGTAATGGTGGTATATTTGGAGATTGGTGGGAATTCAAAGAAATTTCAGGTAAAGAATGGTATGGAGGTTACATTGCTAATAAAGTAACCACCGTTTCTAATTATATGAAAAATGAATTACACTGGCTTTATAAAATCCCATTAGATAAAATAGAAGTTATTCCGAATGGAATCGATCCATCAAGTGTTAAATTAGATGTGGATCCCGGTAAAGTAAAAGAGAGATATGGAATTCATCCTTTAGCTCCAGTTGTACAATTCATAGGAAGACTCGAATATCAAAAGGGGCCTGACCTTTTGATTGAAGCTGTACCAAAAATTCTTGCTAATAGATGGGATGTAAAATTTATTTTTATCGGACAAGGTTCAATGAGAAATTATTTAGAGAAAAGAGCTAAAGAACTAAATGTAGATCAAGCGGTTAAATTTTTAGGTTTCGTTCCTCATTGGAAGTTTTTAGAGCTTCTTAATGCATGTGATATTGTTTGCCTTCCGAGTAGAAATGAACCTTTTGGAATAGCTCTACTTGAAGCTTGGGCAGCTGGAAAACCTGTTGTTGCTACTGATGTTGGAGGTTTAGGAGAAAATATAGATAATTTTATTAATGGAGTTAAAGTGTATATGAATCCAGACTCAATAGCATGGGGAATAAACTATCTTCTTAACTCTCCAAAAGAAATGCAAAAAATAGCTTTAGAGGGCTCAAAGAAAGTTTCAAAATTCAACTGGAAAGATATCGTAAATAAATTGATTACTCTCTATGATATGGTTTTAAAAACAATATAG
- a CDS encoding glycoside hydrolase family 57 protein, protein MPDICFCFEAHQPYRLNSNFDKDLVKNKSIEELFNIYFDNEWNKRILRRVCEKCYIPATELILENIDKFKREKKRFKVAFSFSGVLIEQLDKWMPNVLDLFKQLVETGCVELLNQTYYHSLSSLFPVKQEFIEQILLHRTLIKNMFNYEPKVFENTEFLYNNSIAKTLEEIGFKGVFTEGVEKILIWRSPNFIYKAKNTNLLLLLRNSRLSDDIAFRFSVRDWIEWPLTADKYAAWLSATPGQCVNIFIDYETFGEHQWKETGIFEFLKWLPTEVIKYENLEFKTPSELMNFHKPVDEIDVPEFNTISWADTERSTNAWLGNNMQKTCFNGLIKLEPYVKKTMKKDIVNLWRLLQISDHFYYMYAQPDASGIVHSYFSQQPPVKAFWTFMKVLSSFYEKVAESLNEPEKNYLKFLRVVPPNEAFHFYEDGNYINLSAYTLEEFKNALLLASNYSILFHVACKHFEKWIKNVIGDYELAYKLSKIEGNSVEELKNNLYNCINERLAHLTLNLKKFYKNKREK, encoded by the coding sequence ATGCCTGATATATGTTTTTGTTTTGAAGCTCATCAACCTTACAGGTTAAACAGCAACTTTGATAAGGATTTAGTTAAAAATAAAAGTATTGAAGAACTGTTCAATATTTATTTTGATAATGAATGGAATAAAAGGATTTTAAGAAGAGTTTGCGAGAAATGTTATATTCCTGCAACAGAATTAATTTTAGAGAATATTGATAAATTTAAGCGCGAAAAGAAAAGATTTAAAGTTGCTTTTAGTTTTTCAGGTGTTTTAATTGAACAATTAGATAAATGGATGCCTAATGTTTTAGATTTATTTAAACAACTTGTTGAAACAGGTTGTGTGGAGCTTCTCAATCAAACTTATTATCATTCACTATCAAGTTTATTTCCAGTTAAACAAGAATTTATTGAACAAATTCTTCTTCATAGAACTTTGATTAAAAACATGTTTAATTATGAACCTAAAGTATTTGAAAATACTGAATTCTTATATAATAATTCTATAGCAAAAACACTTGAAGAAATCGGTTTTAAAGGTGTTTTTACGGAGGGTGTTGAAAAAATTTTAATATGGCGATCTCCAAATTTTATTTATAAAGCAAAAAACACTAATTTACTTTTGCTTTTAAGAAATAGTAGACTTTCAGATGATATAGCGTTCAGATTTTCAGTTAGAGATTGGATAGAATGGCCTCTAACAGCTGATAAATATGCTGCTTGGCTCTCCGCTACACCTGGACAATGTGTAAATATATTTATTGATTATGAAACTTTTGGTGAACACCAATGGAAAGAAACAGGTATATTTGAGTTTCTCAAGTGGTTACCTACTGAGGTAATAAAATATGAAAATCTAGAATTTAAAACTCCATCAGAACTCATGAATTTTCATAAACCAGTTGATGAAATAGATGTTCCTGAGTTTAATACTATTTCATGGGCTGATACGGAAAGAAGCACAAATGCTTGGCTTGGCAACAACATGCAAAAAACATGCTTTAATGGTTTAATTAAACTTGAACCATATGTGAAAAAAACTATGAAAAAAGATATTGTTAATTTATGGAGATTACTTCAAATAAGCGATCATTTTTATTATATGTATGCACAACCTGATGCTTCAGGAATTGTCCACAGCTATTTTAGTCAACAACCTCCAGTAAAAGCTTTTTGGACTTTTATGAAAGTTTTATCTAGTTTCTATGAAAAAGTAGCTGAAAGTCTTAATGAACCTGAAAAAAACTATTTAAAGTTTCTTAGGGTTGTACCTCCAAATGAAGCTTTTCATTTTTATGAGGATGGAAACTATATTAATCTCTCAGCTTATACTCTTGAAGAATTTAAAAATGCGCTTTTATTAGCTTCAAATTACTCAATTCTATTTCATGTTGCTTGTAAACATTTTGAGAAATGGATTAAAAATGTTATAGGTGATTATGAGTTAGCATATAAACTTAGTAAAATTGAAGGAAATAGTGTAGAGGAACTTAAAAATAATCTATATAACTGTATTAATGAAAGATTAGCACATTTAACTTTGAATCTTAAAAAATTTTATAAAAATAAACGAGAGAAATGA
- a CDS encoding glycosyltransferase family 4 protein, translating into MRIAFLAWEYPPVLVGGLGTYAENITRKFVELGHDVTVFSLNNGGLPTREVIKGVEVHRPLITNASSIFPLLSKDLENWGINIKFFNDFFIYNILSASKLINDLIRKQSYSYDIVCFHDWLNSIAGIIIKNELKIPSVFHVHSTEWGRSGDGSEIIKALERKAANEADSIITVSYAMKEDLTRHGWPEGKINVVWNGVDPEKYNPEKCKIEDIEALRSKYNVKEGENLILFIGRLTWVKGVRNLIQAMPYVLNKHPNSKLVILGRGEEQKDIVELASRLNIVDKVYYRFEFVPETERILHYAASDLCVFPSIYEPFGIVSLEAMAMEKPIVVGARGVVGFREQVVPSGPEQNGIHINGNDPMDIAWGINEVLADKERARVWGINGRKRVLKYFTWDKVAEQTIKCYEPLLRK; encoded by the coding sequence ATGCGAATAGCTTTCTTAGCATGGGAGTACCCTCCAGTGTTAGTTGGGGGTTTAGGTACTTATGCAGAAAATATCACTCGAAAATTCGTTGAGCTTGGTCATGATGTTACAGTATTCTCTTTAAATAATGGTGGTTTACCAACTAGAGAAGTTATCAAAGGAGTTGAAGTTCATAGACCTCTTATTACAAATGCCTCAAGTATTTTTCCTTTACTTTCCAAAGATCTAGAAAATTGGGGTATAAATATAAAATTCTTTAATGACTTCTTCATTTATAATATTTTATCAGCATCTAAACTTATTAATGATTTGATTAGAAAACAAAGCTACAGTTATGATATTGTTTGTTTTCATGATTGGCTTAACAGTATAGCAGGGATAATTATTAAAAATGAACTTAAAATTCCCAGTGTTTTTCATGTGCATTCAACTGAATGGGGAAGAAGTGGGGACGGCTCAGAAATAATTAAAGCATTAGAAAGGAAAGCAGCAAATGAAGCAGATAGCATTATTACTGTTAGTTACGCTATGAAAGAGGATTTAACTCGACATGGATGGCCTGAAGGAAAAATTAATGTTGTTTGGAATGGAGTTGATCCTGAAAAATATAATCCTGAAAAATGCAAAATTGAAGATATTGAAGCTTTAAGAAGTAAATATAACGTTAAGGAAGGTGAAAATTTAATTTTGTTTATTGGACGTTTAACTTGGGTTAAAGGTGTTAGAAATTTAATTCAAGCTATGCCATATGTTTTAAATAAGCATCCAAATAGTAAGCTTGTAATTTTAGGTCGAGGTGAAGAACAAAAAGATATTGTGGAATTAGCTTCAAGATTAAATATAGTTGATAAAGTTTATTATAGATTTGAATTTGTTCCTGAAACTGAAAGAATTCTTCACTATGCAGCCTCGGATTTATGTGTTTTTCCATCAATTTATGAGCCTTTTGGTATTGTAAGTCTTGAAGCAATGGCGATGGAGAAACCTATAGTTGTAGGAGCAAGAGGCGTAGTAGGGTTTAGAGAGCAAGTTGTTCCTTCTGGTCCAGAACAAAATGGAATTCATATAAATGGAAATGACCCTATGGATATTGCTTGGGGAATTAATGAGGTTTTAGCTGATAAAGAAAGAGCTAGAGTTTGGGGTATTAATGGTAGAAAAAGAGTGCTTAAATATTTCACATGGGATAAAGTTGCTGAGCAAACAATAAAATGTTATGAACCCCTTCTAAGAAAATAA
- a CDS encoding NDP-sugar synthase, whose product MRRKFLVYKPEELRVIIPVGGLAKRLMPLTAETSKALIRLVNMPLIEIAMLGLAKQGVKHFIFGVKGYRNFRDLFDYFQEGYGFSAKYNIYPRVHIKYQPNIEDYGSADSVRINLEYYDVNDPMFAVQGDNIFDLDLKQLLEFHEEKGGIATICLKEVSDIEGYGIVDIDENMQIKKFIEKPEKSIALSNLVNTGLYLFNPEIRKILQSEWIHKTITHQKRLDFGYDFIPYLIQSGYEVYGYIIKKGWYDVGTPERYLNAMYDILNGRLECLKEFDERIFSNKRIWIQGKSPESIARKNKIIEMVKKGKIELEEPVLIGRHCKIEEGVKISNSCIDNYTKIEKGAFITDSAIMDRVCIGEYAEINKSIIGRHTTIMSNSYKQTRVTSISVIADDVYIYPGCNIRSAKVYPHLKLNEGIYEGNVLSSK is encoded by the coding sequence ATGAGGAGAAAATTTTTGGTTTATAAACCTGAAGAATTAAGAGTTATAATTCCTGTTGGCGGTTTAGCCAAAAGACTTATGCCTTTAACTGCTGAAACTTCTAAAGCTCTTATAAGGCTTGTTAATATGCCTTTAATTGAGATCGCCATGCTTGGACTCGCTAAACAAGGTGTTAAACATTTTATATTTGGTGTCAAAGGATACAGGAATTTTAGGGATTTATTCGATTACTTTCAAGAAGGTTATGGTTTTTCAGCAAAATACAATATTTATCCCAGGGTGCATATAAAATATCAACCAAATATTGAAGATTATGGTAGCGCAGATTCTGTAAGAATAAATCTCGAATATTATGATGTAAATGACCCTATGTTTGCAGTTCAAGGTGATAACATATTTGATTTAGATTTAAAACAACTCTTAGAGTTTCATGAAGAAAAAGGAGGTATAGCCACTATTTGTTTGAAAGAAGTTTCAGATATAGAAGGCTATGGAATAGTTGATATAGATGAGAATATGCAAATTAAAAAGTTTATTGAAAAACCTGAAAAAAGTATAGCCTTAAGCAATCTTGTTAATACAGGATTATATCTTTTTAATCCTGAAATTAGAAAAATTTTACAGAGTGAATGGATTCATAAAACTATTACACATCAGAAACGATTAGATTTTGGTTATGATTTTATTCCATATTTAATCCAGTCTGGTTATGAAGTTTATGGTTATATAATTAAAAAAGGTTGGTATGATGTAGGTACACCTGAAAGATACTTAAACGCTATGTATGATATCTTAAATGGTCGTTTAGAATGTTTAAAAGAATTTGATGAAAGAATTTTTTCTAATAAAAGAATTTGGATTCAAGGTAAAAGTCCAGAATCAATAGCTAGAAAAAACAAAATAATTGAAATGGTTAAAAAGGGAAAAATAGAATTAGAAGAACCAGTACTTATAGGAAGACACTGTAAAATAGAGGAAGGTGTTAAAATTTCGAATTCATGTATTGATAATTATACAAAAATAGAGAAAGGGGCTTTTATCACAGATTCAGCCATTATGGATAGGGTTTGCATAGGTGAATATGCTGAGATAAATAAAAGTATAATCGGTCGACACACAACTATAATGTCTAATAGTTATAAACAAACTAGAGTAACATCTATATCAGTTATAGCTGATGATGTTTATATTTATCCTGGATGTAACATAAGAAGTGCAAAAGTTTATCCTCATTTGAAATTAAATGAAGGTATATATGAAGGGAATGTTTTAAGCTCTAAATGA